GTGCAAAGAACTTCGCCGCCGACACCGGCAGCGCGCGCAGCACGATCCGTCATCACACCTTTGTTGGTGGAGACGATAGACACGCCAAGACCGCCACGAACTTTCGGCAGATCTTCAACGGACTTGTACTGACGCAGGCCTGGACGACTAACGCGCTTCACTTCTTCGATAACCGGACGGCCTTCGAAGTACTTCAGCGAGATGGACAGCGACGGCTTGGCGTCGGTGGTGATCTGAAAATCCGCGATGTAACCTTCGTCCTTCAGGACTTTTGCTACAGCAGCCTTCAACGTGGAAGACGGCATGCTTACGACAGACTTTTCAGCCATCTGGGCATTACGGATTCGAGTTAGCATGTCCGCTAACGGGTCCTGCATACTCATGGGCTAGACGCTCCTAATACAGAAAAATTAGCCTTGCGGCTACTACTTGTCGCCGAGAACTTCCGGGCAGAAAAACACGGGCTCAGGCGAGCCGGTCATTCTAGACACACCCCAGAAATGAATCAAGCCCCAAAAGGGGCTTGATTCAGATTCAAGGCCACCGATGGTCAGGTTCTTGCGAACCCGAACATCGAGACTTTGACAACTGTTACCAGCTGGCTTTAACCAGACCTGGAACGTCACCACGCATTGCAGCTTGACGCAGCATGTTACGGCCGAGGCCGAACTTGCGGTACACGCCGTGCGGACGACCAGTCAGGCGGCAACGGTTACGCATGCGCGAAGCGCTTGCGTCACGTGGTTGCTTCTGCAGAGCTACTGTAGCTTCCCAACGTGCTTCTGGACTTGCGTTCAGGTCGACGATGATAGCTTTCAGCGCTGCACGCTTGGTGGCGTACTTGGCAACGGTGAGCTGACGCTTCAGCTCACGGTTTTTCATGCTCTTCTTGGCCATTTTCCTACTCCAATCAGTTGCGGAACGGGAATTTGAAAGCACGCAGCAGAGCGCGGCCTTCATCATCGTTCTTGGCAGTGGTGGTCAGGGTAATGTCCAGACCGCGGAGAGCATCGATCTTGTCGTAGTCGATTTCCGGGAAGATGA
This genomic interval from Pseudomonas koreensis contains the following:
- the rpsH gene encoding 30S ribosomal protein S8 gives rise to the protein MSMQDPLADMLTRIRNAQMAEKSVVSMPSSTLKAAVAKVLKDEGYIADFQITTDAKPSLSISLKYFEGRPVIEEVKRVSRPGLRQYKSVEDLPKVRGGLGVSIVSTNKGVMTDRAARAAGVGGEVLCTVF
- the rpsN gene encoding 30S ribosomal protein S14, encoding MAKKSMKNRELKRQLTVAKYATKRAALKAIIVDLNASPEARWEATVALQKQPRDASASRMRNRCRLTGRPHGVYRKFGLGRNMLRQAAMRGDVPGLVKASW